GGTAACTTCTATCTTTGTTGGATTATTCCCACGTGTTATGATTAGTTCTATCGATCAAGCCTTTAATTTGACGATTACCAATGCGGCTTCGGGACAGTACTCTTTGAAGGTAATGACGATTGTGGCATTGACCATTCTTCCTTTCGTCTTGGGATATCAAATTTGGAGTTACTTTATCTTTCATAAACGGGTACACGAGAAGGAGCATCTTGAATACTAATGGATAAAAATTTGCTTGGGTATAAAGGAGTTAAGCCGGTCTTTCTGATCGTAGGCTTCCTTACCCTGGTGCAAAGCTTGTCCATACTTCTGCTGGCCAAATGGTTGGCAGAAGTTATCTCTGCGTTATTTGCGGGGGAACCTCTGAAGGAACAATGGGGCACAGCGCTATTGTTCCTTCTTGCATTTCTAGTGCGCCATGCTTGTGCAATGCTGATGAGCCGTGTCTCTTACCGCTTTGCAGAAGCAACGGGCAGCAACATGCGGAGGGAAATGATGGATAAGCTCTTCCAGCTGGGACCCAGAATGGTGGGCGGGCGTGGAACCGGGGATCTTGTCACACTAGTGCTGGAAGGCGTAACAAAGTTCCGCACATATTTGGAAGCGATTATCCCTAGGATGGTAGGGATGTCGATTACACCGATTTTGGTGCTTATTTATATCTTTACGATGGATACCGCAAGCGGGATTATTCTTACGATAACTATGCCGATCATTATTGTCTTTATGATCTTGATCGGGATGACGGCTCGTAAGCAGATGGACCGTCAGCTGAAATCTTACCGTACGTTGTCTAATCATTTCGTAGACTCCCTCCGTGGGCTAGAAACGCTGAAATTTCTGGGCCGCAGTCGTAGTCATAGCACGAGTATTGCTACGGTCAGCGATCGGTATCGCTCGGCGACGATGCGTACACTGCGAGTGGCCTTTTTGTCTTCGTTCGCGCTGGACTTCTTTACGATGTTATCAGTTGCATCCGTAGCTGTAAGTCTCGGCCTGCGGCTGGTGAACGATCAGATGACACTGGTAACGGGCTTAACCATTCTGATCTTGGCTCCGGAATATTTCTTGCCTGTACGACTGGTGGGTTCAGATTTCCATGCTACTTTGGATGGGAAGGAAGCTGCTGAGGCGATGAAGAGCATTATAGACCAGGATGAAGTGAAAGCTGAAGTAGTAGGTCCTGCATCGAAAACATCGGAACAGATATTCACCTGGCATGAAAATAGCGAACTTACATTAAATGATGTCAGTGTGAAATACGAGGAAGCCGGTCTTTCTTCGCTGGAAGCGGTGAACCTGCAATTTAAAGGGGCTAGCAAAATTGGGATTATCGGAGAGAGTGGAGCCGGTAAATCTACACTAGTCGATATATTAGGGGGCTTCTTACACCCTACTTCGGGAAATATCACGATTAACGGTACAACAGTTAGTGCATTGACGGATGAGGCTTGGCGAAAACAGACCTCGTATATCCCGCAGCGCCCTTATATTTTTAGCGGTACGTTAGCTGATAATATACGCTTTTATTACCCTGAGGCTTCTATGGAAGCTGTGGCTGCAGCCGTGAAAGCTACTGGATTATCGGAGTTGGCGGATACTCTTCCTAACGGCCTTCATGAAATGATTGGCGGCGGTGGCCGTTCATTCAGTGGTGGACAGGAGCAGCGGGTCGCCTTAGCTCGGGCCTTGCTTAGCAGTCGGCCAATTATGCTATTAGACGAGCCAACGGCACATTTGGATATTGAAACGGAATATGAGCTGAAGGAGACGATGGTGCCTCTTTTTGAAGGAAAGCTGGTCTTTCTGGCCACACATCGCCTGCACTGGATGCTTGATATGGACGTTATTGTAGTAATGAAGCAAGGACAAGTGGCAGAAATCGGTACCCATCAGGAGTTACTTGCCCGCAAGGGTGCGTATTATGAGTTGATTGGGTCGCAATTGGAGGGAATCCATTGAAACGTGAAGGATGGTTTGCTCCGTATGTATCGTCGTATTTTTGGCGTTTTGTGCTTATTATCGTGCTTGGGGCGTTGACGATTTTTACAGCCTCTTCATTAATGTACACTTCAGGGTTCCTGATCTCTAAAGCGTCAACACCCGTCGAAAATATCCTAATGATCTATGTGCCGATTGTCGGTGTGCGTACGTTCGGAACGAGTCGGGCTGTGATTCACTACGTGGAACGCCTTATTGGGCATGACACTATTCTACGAATTCTATCTAAGATGCGTGTGCGTTTGTATAATATTTTGGAGCCACAGGCTTTGTTCCTGTCGTCGCGTTTCCGTACTGGGGATATTCTCGGGATGCTTGCGGATGACATCGAATATTTGCAAAATGTATATCTGCGCACCGTTTTTCCAAGCGTTATTGCTTTGCTAATTTACGGGGCTGCCGTGATTGCGTTGGGGACTTTTGATATCGCTTTTGCGTTGTTGATGGCTCTGTATATTTTGGTGTTGGTAGTGGTGTTGCCATTCTTATCTCTGTTGTTCACACAGAAGCGCCAACGTGAAGTGAAGGTAGAGCGTAATCGTCTCTATCAAAAGCTGACCGACGCTGTACTTGGTATGGGTGACTGGGTCATTAGTGGACGGCAAAGCCAGTTCGTTGAGACTTATGAAGCAGATGAGAAAAAAGTAGCCAAAACGGATGCAGCACTGCGCAGTTGGGCGCGTTTGCGTACGTTCATTGGGCAAGCGGTAATTGGGATTGGCGTGCTTTCGATGCTATATTGGGCTGCTGGAGAGTTTGCGGATGGTGCGATTGCAGGTACATTGATTGCGGCGTTTGTATTGGTTGTTTTTCCTGTTGCAGATGCCTTTCTGCCCGTATCCGAAGCGGTGGAGAAAATCCCGCAGTACCGTAACTCGCTAGAGCGCTTATCTGGTGTAGATGGACATGAGCAGAACACAGTATCTGAAAAAGCATCTGTAGTGGATGTATTGCCTCAGACCATGAAAAATGTTCATATCAAGCTCGAAAATGTAGGTTATCGCTATGGATCAGAAGTTAACTGGTCGGTTCGCAATCTCAGCCTCGATATTCCACAAGGTAAAAAAATTGCGATCATCGGCCGAAGTGGTGCAGGTAAATCGACGTTATTAAAGGCTATTCAAGGTGTTGTTGAGCCTTCTGTAGGATCAGTTACGATTAATGGAATTGAAGCTGCTGCCTATGGCGACAATATTCCTTCTATTATAGCGGTGCTAAATCAGAGCCCACACTTATTCGATACTACGGTGGCGAACAATATTCGTATGGGTGATCCGAAGGCTTCCGAACAAGCCATTAAAGAAGCTGGCACATTAGCCAAAATGGATACGTTGATTTCCTCATTACCAGATGGATACGATACCTTAGTTCGTGAAGCGGGACAACGTTTCTCGGGTGGAGAGCGTCAGCGGATAGCGTTAGCTCGTATTTTGCTGCAAAATACACCTGTCGTCATTCTCGACGAACCAACTGTAGGGCTGGACCCACGAACGGAACGTGATCTTTTGAAGACGATGTTTGAAGCGATGGAGGGTAAGTCCTTGATCTGGGTAACGCATCATTTGGTCGGTGCGGAGCAGATGGATGAAGTGATTTTTATGGAAAATGGCTCGGTAGAAATGCGTGGAACCCATGCGGAGCTGATGGAAAGAGAACCGCGTTACCGCAGATTGTACGAGCTGGATCGTCCGGTGGAGTTTCTAGGGTAGGATGGAGAGTTTGAATATAATATTTATAGAAAATAGAGAGAGATGAGTGCTGGGATTCCTTTTGCCCCCTTGGGGTGGGAGGAATCTTTTTTTGATGTAAGGCAAGAATATAGACAATGGATGAACAGATCGCTGGAATGGGCAGTTAGGAGTTCCTTTTTCGCGGGAAGTATGGTAGAACAATAGAAGGAGTATTAGGCCGTAGCGGCACAGAAAGGGATGCTTGGTTGAATGTATGTAGTATGTAAAGAACATGTAGAATTAGCTATTGATTTGTTTGTGGACGAGTACGAAGATGCACCAGATGTCGTGGACTTAAAAGAAACGGAATTCTCTGACTGGGATCCGCCGGCAAAGTGCACCCAATGTGAGAAGAATGCGGAGTTTCTGGTGGTTTAAAGGGTAGTCTGAAGTGATAAATGTGGAGAATGTAAAAGGACGTCGTGTACGTCCTTTTGTTGTTTCAATAGATGGGATAGAGGATTCAGATTTGTAAGAGCGGATCAGACTTAATGCGAGCGGGTACCGCAATTATTTTGGATATTAATCGGAGGTAGTATTATGCTTATTCAGATTATTGGTGTAGGGAAGCTGAAGGAAAAGTATTTGATGGATGGCATCGCGGAGTATGCTAAACGGCTGACACCGTACCTGAAATTTCAGGTGATTGAGGTGGCAGATGAAAAAGCACCCGACTCTCTGAGCGAAGCAGAGGTCGGTATTGTTAAGACGCGCGAGGGCGAGCGTATCCTCGCGCACATTAAGAGCGAGGCGCATGTCATTGCGCTCGCGATTGACGGCAAGCTGTGGAGCTCGGAAGAGCTTGCCGCAGAACTGGACAAGCTCGGCACCTACGGGACGAGCCATGTCGTGTTCGTCATCGGAGGGAGCCATGGGCTCTCCGACGATGTTATGCGCCGCGCACAGCAGCGTATGAGCTTCGGGCGCATGACGCTGCCTCATCAGCTCATGCGCCTGGTGCTCACCGAGCAGATTTATCGCGCGGTGAAGATAAATCGGGGGGAACCGTACCATAAGTAGGGCGAAAAGTTGTTAAACTCTTAATTAGGCAGGTTTTGCAACAAGGAGTAGTTTTAACTCATCGATAGAATTAGGTAATACATGATATAATTGCCACAATGTTATCTAATAGGTGGTGAATATATTTTTGAAAAGAGCATCAACAGAGGACTTATTGAAGTTTAAACAGTCTTTAAGTCCACTTAAAATAATAGAGGCTAAAGATGAAGTTGCTGCTACGGTAGAAGAATTACCGATTGTGAGCAAAGACCCTGTTAAGAATTTGGTAGAAAAGACGAAATTAAAAGAGAAGTTATCAGTAGAAGAGCAAATCGAGTATTTAAAATTTAAAGGTATTACTTTTAATTCCTATAATGAGTCATTAGCTAAAGAAATATTAATGGATCGAACTTACTATTATAAAGTTACTGCTTTCAGAAAAAATTTTAATAAAGATAAAGATAACAAATACGCAAATGTTGATTTTTCAATTTTAAATGATTTAGCTACAATAGATATGCATTTTAGGTATTTATTTTTAAAGTTATCCTTAGATATCGAACATAATATAAAATCATTAATTATTCGCTTGATAACTGCAAGTGACGAGGATGGTTTTAAAATTATTGATGAGTATAAATTATTTGAGTTAGAAAGTTATAGACAAAAACTTATAGCAATGGAACTATCGCTTGAAGTAATTGAAAATAGAATGAAAAAGTATGAAACTATAGATAAAAAGTTATTGGAGGCATATAAGTCTCAAAGAGATTATAGCTATGATTTGATTGTTAAAAGAAAGAATAAACCTTCCATATGGGTAC
This window of the Paenibacillus sp. FSL R10-2734 genome carries:
- a CDS encoding Abi family protein, producing MKRASTEDLLKFKQSLSPLKIIEAKDEVAATVEELPIVSKDPVKNLVEKTKLKEKLSVEEQIEYLKFKGITFNSYNESLAKEILMDRTYYYKVTAFRKNFNKDKDNKYANVDFSILNDLATIDMHFRYLFLKLSLDIEHNIKSLIIRLITASDEDGFKIIDEYKLFELESYRQKLIAMELSLEVIENRMKKYETIDKKLLEAYKSQRDYSYDLIVKRKNKPSIWVLIELMSYGQLCFFINFYVQKKKYKYKELKLANSLLFDSKNIRDSSAHSRPIIFNIVGPNQFLISSEKRIKLQVRNYLTQNCNMSDSITKIPLRNLKIHDITALLYLHDYYVKGTISRVERKKELVSLIKRCRLKKSYYEEHSEFGEIMYILFKLIRNYKVKP
- the cydD gene encoding thiol reductant ABC exporter subunit CydD — its product is MDKNLLGYKGVKPVFLIVGFLTLVQSLSILLLAKWLAEVISALFAGEPLKEQWGTALLFLLAFLVRHACAMLMSRVSYRFAEATGSNMRREMMDKLFQLGPRMVGGRGTGDLVTLVLEGVTKFRTYLEAIIPRMVGMSITPILVLIYIFTMDTASGIILTITMPIIIVFMILIGMTARKQMDRQLKSYRTLSNHFVDSLRGLETLKFLGRSRSHSTSIATVSDRYRSATMRTLRVAFLSSFALDFFTMLSVASVAVSLGLRLVNDQMTLVTGLTILILAPEYFLPVRLVGSDFHATLDGKEAAEAMKSIIDQDEVKAEVVGPASKTSEQIFTWHENSELTLNDVSVKYEEAGLSSLEAVNLQFKGASKIGIIGESGAGKSTLVDILGGFLHPTSGNITINGTTVSALTDEAWRKQTSYIPQRPYIFSGTLADNIRFYYPEASMEAVAAAVKATGLSELADTLPNGLHEMIGGGGRSFSGGQEQRVALARALLSSRPIMLLDEPTAHLDIETEYELKETMVPLFEGKLVFLATHRLHWMLDMDVIVVMKQGQVAEIGTHQELLARKGAYYELIGSQLEGIH
- the rlmH gene encoding 23S rRNA (pseudouridine(1915)-N(3))-methyltransferase RlmH, whose protein sequence is MLIQIIGVGKLKEKYLMDGIAEYAKRLTPYLKFQVIEVADEKAPDSLSEAEVGIVKTREGERILAHIKSEAHVIALAIDGKLWSSEELAAELDKLGTYGTSHVVFVIGGSHGLSDDVMRRAQQRMSFGRMTLPHQLMRLVLTEQIYRAVKINRGEPYHK
- the cydC gene encoding thiol reductant ABC exporter subunit CydC is translated as MKREGWFAPYVSSYFWRFVLIIVLGALTIFTASSLMYTSGFLISKASTPVENILMIYVPIVGVRTFGTSRAVIHYVERLIGHDTILRILSKMRVRLYNILEPQALFLSSRFRTGDILGMLADDIEYLQNVYLRTVFPSVIALLIYGAAVIALGTFDIAFALLMALYILVLVVVLPFLSLLFTQKRQREVKVERNRLYQKLTDAVLGMGDWVISGRQSQFVETYEADEKKVAKTDAALRSWARLRTFIGQAVIGIGVLSMLYWAAGEFADGAIAGTLIAAFVLVVFPVADAFLPVSEAVEKIPQYRNSLERLSGVDGHEQNTVSEKASVVDVLPQTMKNVHIKLENVGYRYGSEVNWSVRNLSLDIPQGKKIAIIGRSGAGKSTLLKAIQGVVEPSVGSVTINGIEAAAYGDNIPSIIAVLNQSPHLFDTTVANNIRMGDPKASEQAIKEAGTLAKMDTLISSLPDGYDTLVREAGQRFSGGERQRIALARILLQNTPVVILDEPTVGLDPRTERDLLKTMFEAMEGKSLIWVTHHLVGAEQMDEVIFMENGSVEMRGTHAELMEREPRYRRLYELDRPVEFLG
- a CDS encoding CxxH/CxxC protein, with product MYVVCKEHVELAIDLFVDEYEDAPDVVDLKETEFSDWDPPAKCTQCEKNAEFLVV